The Camelina sativa cultivar DH55 chromosome 16, Cs, whole genome shotgun sequence sequence CGTCGGATCTCCTCTCAACCACGCTAGCGATTCAAAgttatcaaatcaaaatcatggtttctAGATCTGTTTGGGGAGTGTTTctatctataattaattttgttcatctcagttttgattcttaagGGTTGGTTGATTAGTGATTGAATTGTGTTCTCTTATTTGTTGTAGGTTTCAATAGGTTTTAATTTCAAATCATGTGTTTGTTTAAGGGTTTTGTGAAATCTGTGAATTATCTTAGTTTTGTTGATTCCGTGTTTGGTTACTTATGCTTGAAATTGTGGAGAGTGAATAGCTTTTAAGAGTGGTTCTAGATTTGATTtgttcatatattatgaaagggTGTTGTGCTATGTGCTACAGTCGACAGAGAAACTCTCCTCCCTTTTAATTCATTGTATATCTATGTACAATGGATGTGTGTTTCCCTTTAAAACCTTTGAACTGctattttgtttcatcttttgagAATTCTTGAGTTCTTATGTgcaagattgtttttttctttggtgggTTTCTTAGATGAAATGTCAGCTATTGTGGTTGAGACTTGTAAAGCTGGTTATGTCGGAGTAACTACAAACTCCATGGTACATGTTAGTAGTATATATTTGCCTTAGTCTCTTGTATCTTCAGactctttaatttttaatgtgttcataaattACTGGGGCAGTAGGTGGCTTAAAGGACTCAAGGCTCAACTCACCCGAGGTACTCAATACATGCTCTCTAAAAGCATATCACTTtgctatattattttctataaatttagaTTATTAATGCTTATTTGTTCTTcatgtgtttgtgttattttgttgcAGGTTGAAGCTGATTACGTAATGACATCAAATAAGTTTCAAGAGTGTGGAAAATTTACAAGTTTAAATACAAGAGttgtttgaatttattttaattatgtatttttactttgtaatatagatattttgtatccctgtttcatataaatataataaaaattaacttttataaacttatggcatgtttctcttttaatttttcaaattatccaaaaccaaaaaaacccagaaaattttAATGTCAATAAAATTTACTGTAATAATTATTAGCAAAGTACAATTGCTATTATTAAATATACGATTGCATAGAAAAATGCTATATTTGATGAAACACAATAGCATATTGTAAAGTGTTATCTAATGTGTCAGACCTATTATCGCGGGCGATGATAGAGCGTTTACTAAAATGCTATGATATTGTTCGATAGCGTTTTTTCGAGGCTAACAATACAcaattttcttgtagtgtaggGGAAGAAAGATTCCTCAGGTAATGGTAACGTGACAAGAAATTTAATTTGCATACTACTctttaactatatatgttaaaatacatataagtttttttttctttcaattcgTCTATATATACTTAATTTCATTAACAAAATAACAGAGATGATGTTGACGTAGATTGTAGTATTTCCTAACTAATTAATTACAGCTACTTCAAGATAATGCACTATCATGgtttttaaagtgtttagaaaacgttcttataaaaaatttatatatcccATTTCTTAGGGGTTTTGTCAAACGCATACACTTACGAATCAAACTTGTAGATATCAGCGCCAACACCAACACATTAAATAAGAATCGGTAAACCTGTTTCATAATTCTACCGAACTTATTTGATGACATAAAACagatccaagaaaaaaaaatcagaagaagagacaTGCATGTATCACAGTTATAGTCAAAAAGCACATAAAGACATCAAAGTGTGTGGATATTATTTAGAGaatgcaaccaaaaaaaaaaaataggcaaGTGTTGGGATCTTAATGGTCACCGACATTGCAAGAGGTCACAATTAGAACAGAACATAAAGCTTTAGGGTATCTCCAActccactctattttagagtcaaaactctattatagagcaataTTTGCTCCAATCCTACTCTATATTCtattctaaaatagagaaaatgatagaaTTGCTCTATACAGGGCCGGCCCAGAGGGGAAGCTACCCAAGCGAAGGTTTCGggtcccaattttttttcttttttctttagtaattaaagccttttttttaaggtttatcTAAGTAAGTTCTAttgaaaaatgtttaattttataaaaacaaatagatttttgctcaaaaaaatatattttagtatgaATTTgggtcaaatttttttaatttttagtgtaaatctattaaaaagagatccataatttttattttctttaatataaagggtaaaaaaaaattgttctaagGCCTCTAAACCGGGTTGTGCGTAGAGCACCCAATAATATCAGATCGGCACtggctctatatatatagagcaactctattctcatctctattttttacactaactctattttagagttgaaaatagaaTAACACATTGGAGTAAAATAATGCTCTATTTTAgaattactctattttagagaaaaatagatatatacattggagatggtATTGTTGTCTACTTGTctacattaattttttactgTGGAAACGTACCCTATCCAATGGACCATGGTTATCGTCTACATGCTGATTAAATcgtttttaaagatatttcaaAGATATTTTAGTTTCTCTAGATACGTTATACGTACAATAAACAAAAGCATAACTGTCAAGAGTTACTAAATTTAACTGAGAATTGATTTACGTTTTTTTCAGATTGTATgctaaaataatagaaaagaaGGACTACAaagattttgaccaaaaaaaaaacaaaaaaaaacaaagaaggacTACAAAGATCTCCCATAAGAAGAAGGTATCACGTTGAAcaagatttgtgttttttttaatgtaaaatccAAACTCTGCTATCTCTGGCAACTTTTGCTCCTGTCCAAGTCTTTGGCTCATCAAATCTTGATCCTAAGAAACTTAGCTTTAGCTCTTGGTAGTTGAACAAACTCTGTTGATTCCCGCAACGTAAAATTAGCTTAACATGGGAAAGTTCTTGTAAACAGTGCAATACTGCACACATATCAAAACAATCACTCATCTTCATCACTGACATTGTACAAAGAAATCATCATTCTATGTGCATCCCAAATCATTAAATGCATATATGGACCGACAAACTTCAATTCATTCTCGTCAATGATCCATCTCAACGAGAGTAATAAATATGTTAAGGTCTATGTTGGAAATGTGCAAATGATTCATATCCGATTAATTTAGTTGGTTGGTTGCCTATATTGTATCTCTTAGGATATAACCTTTTTTATCCATTGTGTATTTAACTCGGTGTTACCTAtgtttaaatttgggtttagacTTTTAACTTCTCTTTAATTCTACTATTTGGGTTTACTATATAGTACCTCTTAGGATGTGTACTACAAACCACTATTACCACCACCATCATAATTGTAACCACAATTTCACCACACATTGTTCTGTTCTATTCTATTTCATTttgttgtatattatttatttgtattatataaagatAATAATTATACGTGCAGAAACAAATCTGAATTGTTTTAGAAGAATTAGAAAATTtgagttaattatttttaaaaataaaataagaaataaaaaacaaaggggtaaaaaaaaaacaaatattaaaatgtaaCTACACCACCCTCTGTCTCTCTTGCGTCACTCTCACCTCactcctcttttcttctttcacgTGTAACTTAACAAGGCTAATTtagtcatttaactcaaaaatcgAATAATTGTTcccctctttcttttttggtatatattctttttcttggtgTGGGTTGGAGAGAGATATGATGAATACGAGTCACGGAAGAGGACTCGGATCGGCTGGTGGGTCTATTTCCGGTAAAAATCAAGGCGNAAATTAGCTTAACATGGGAAAGTTCTTGTAAACAGTGCAATACTGCACACATATCAAAACAATCACTCATCTTCATCACTGACATTGTACAAAGAAATCATCATTCTATGTGCATCCCAAATCATTAAATGCATATATGGACCGACAAACTTCAATTCATTCTCGTCAATGATCCATCTCAACGAGAGTAATAAATATGTTAAGGTCTATGTTGGAAATGTGCAAATGATTCATATCCGATTAATTTAGTTGGTTGGTTGCCTATATTGTATCTCTTAGGATATAACCTTTTTTATCCATTGTGTATTTAACTCGGTGTTACCTAtgtttaaatttgggtttagacTTTTAACTTCTCTTTAATTCTACTATTTGGGTTTACTATATAGTACCTCTTAGGATGTGTACTACAAACCACTATTACCACCACCATCATAATTGTAACCACAATTTCACCACACATTGTTCTGTTCTATTCTATTTCATTttgttgtatattatttatttgtattatataaagatAATAATTATACGTGCAGAAACAAATCTGAATTGTTTTAGAAGAATTAGAAAATTtgagttaattatttttaaaaataaaataagaaataaaaaacaaaggggtaaaaaaaaaacaaatattaaaatgtaaCTACACCACCCTCTGTCTCTCTTGCGTCACTCTCACCTCactcctcttttcttctttcacgTGTAACTTAACAAGGCTAATTtagtcatttaactcaaaaatcgAATAATTGTTcccctctttcttttttggtatatattctttttcttggtgTGGGTTGGAGAGAGATATGATGAATACGAGTCACGGAAGAGGACTCGGATCGGCTGGTGGGTCTATTTCCGGTAAAAATCAAGGCGGCGGCGGTGGTGAGACCGTCGTTGAGATGTTTCCCTCTGGTCTTCGAGTTCTTGTAGTTGACGATGACCGTACTTGTCTTATGATCTTAGAGAGGATGCTTAGGACTTGTCTTTACGAAGGTTCGTATCCAAAAACACAACAAgatcttctctttttgtttttttttgtgtgtttaacgATATAGTTTTATGAGGAGgtctctctcctcctcttcctccaatGATgaggtttacttttttttgtggtcCATTCTCTCTCTCGtaaaaattatggttttatttCTCTGACATGCAGTCACGAAATGCAACAGGGCAGAGATGGCATTGTCTCTGCTCCGGAAGAACAAACATGGATTTGATATAGTCATCAGTGATGTTCATATGCCTGACATGGACGGCTTCAAGCTCCTTGAACATGTTGGTCTTGAGATGGAAGACTTACCTGTTATCTGTACGTTCCATTATTCCCTTTGAGTCTTTTTTGTTGATTCTTGAACAGTTATGGATCCAATTACTGATCTTGTTTTCTGATATTATGTCACTCAGTGATGTCTGCGGATGATTCAAAGAGTGTTGTTCTTAAGGGAGTGACGCACGGTGCCGTTGACTACCTAATCAAACCAGTACGAATGGAGGCACTCAAGAACATATGGCAGCATGTCGTTCGGAAGCAGAGGAGCGTACCAGAACATTCTGGGAGCATTGAGGAGACAGGGGATAGACAGCAGCAGCAACACAGAGGAGCTAATGCATAAGTTTAGCTAAAAATGCTTGGCTATTTTGTTAACAAGTGAAATGTTGGGTtgaaattatcattttattgaaaaataagGGTAAAggtaattttaatataattggaAGATAGTGGGACCGAAGAACCTTGATGCGTGGATCCAGctcataactaaaaaaaaaaacaaattaaattatcttCGTTATGTAAAAGTTGTAAACtcaaacattaaaaacagaTCAATCTCCCGTCTAACATTTCAAAGATATTTTAGTTTCTCTAGATACGTACAATAAACAAAGGCATAACGAACTGTCAAGAGTTACTAAATTTAACTGAGAATTGatttggcatttttttttcagattgtatgttaaaataatagaaaagaaGGACTACAAAGATTTCCCAATAAGAAGAAGGTATCACGATGaacaagatttgttttttttttaatggcaaaTCCAAACTCCGCTATCTCTGGCAACTTTTGCTCCTATCCAAGTCTTTGGCTCATCAGATCTTGATCCTAAAAGAAACTTAGCTTTAGCTCTTGGTAGTTGAACAAACTCTGTTGATTCCCGCAACGTAACACTAGCTTAACATGGGAAAGTTCTTGTAAACACTGCACACATGTCAAAACATGCACTCATCTTCATAACAGATACACAGTACAAAGaaatcataactcataagtacAACCCAAATCATTAAATGCATTTCTGGGCAGACAAACTTCAATTCATTCTTGTCAATGATCCATCTCAACCAGAGTAATGAATATGTTAAAGGTCAAAAGACTAAATTGTCCTTTGCATCCTCTCAAAACTTGATGATGCATCAATGAACAATGTATGTAATGTACCTTACAGCAAGTTATACAACCAGGTTTGGAATACAAGCAACAGCCTTCGTTTTTCATTTGTAAGGAGCGAAAATAATGCTCGAGTTATGGCCACCAAACCCGAAAGAATTTGACAAGGCTGCTTTAATGTTTAATCTCTCCTTCTTCGGACCCACCATCAGCTTTGTATCCTGTTCCAGTTTCATTTCAAAACATTAAATGGTGCTCTTTGTGTAGGTATTGAACTCATACGATCAGAATGGAATAACAgaagccaacaaaaaaattactaacaTACCACTCCACTGTCTGGATTCTCGAGGTTGATATTTGGATGAACCCATCCGGTCCTTATTGCCTGTAGGTAACAACAGAAAACTAACATTTAAAATGCGAATATTGCACATAGTTTCACTCTGTTATGAAACTTGGTTTCAACAGCGTTTCGTTCCTTGTAGATATACTGATATCTCAAAGATAAAATCTGTTACCTGAATAGTTGCAACAGCCTCCACGGCCCCAGCAGCTCCCAGCAAGTGTCCAATCATAGATTTTGTGGAATTTACTTTAAGCTGCCACATCGTGAAAGATCAAGTTAaagaaaatcatacaaaaaGCCACCTTGGAGTTTTGTAACAGAGAAGTGAAGCTACCTCAGGGTTTTGGCCAAAACAATTAACAAGGGCTTGGTACTCCCTAAGGTCTCCAGCGTGTGTTGAGGTTGCATGTGCATTTATGTAATTTATCTGTTCCCTTGAGACTCCAGCACTCGCTAACGCTCTCTCGATACAGAGGATGACACCAGCACCTGTGATATAAGAAAAATGGgataatgaaaaaattaatagtaaaaaaGAGATTTAGAATTTGAAGTTGACGAGCAGACTAATATGAAGTAGGGAAAAATGAAACTACCATCAGGGTGAGGCTCGGTCATGTGATACGCATCACATGTGAAACTCCCACCGAGGAACTCTGCGTAGATAGTTGCTCCTCTTTTCTGAAAGAAAAGCAGAATACTTAAGCTCTTACAGCTCGTTCCATAgcaagaataataaaaaaaaggtttgcaGACAAGTTTCATTTGTGATTAAACAATGGGAAACAAGGaaagacaaaaagaacaaatgaaTTATATACCTTAGCATGTTCAA is a genomic window containing:
- the LOC104753847 gene encoding two-component response regulator ARR1-like isoform X2, whose protein sequence is MMNTSHGRGLGSAGGSISGKNQGGGGGETVVEMFPSGLRVLVVDDDRTCLMILERMLRTCLYEVTKCNRAEMALSLLRKNKHGFDIVISDVHMPDMDGFKLLEHVGLEMEDLPVILMSADDSKSVVLKGVTHGAVDYLIKPVRMEALKNIWQHVVRKQRSVPEHSGSIEETGDRQQQQHRGANA
- the LOC104753847 gene encoding two-component response regulator ARR1-like isoform X1, encoding MMNTSHGRGLGSAGGSISGKNQGGGGGETVVEMFPSGLRVLVVDDDRTCLMILERMLRTCLYEVTKCNRAEMALSLLRKNKHGFDIVISDVHMPDMDGFKLLEHVGLEMEDLPVILMSADDSKSVVLKGVTHGAVDYLIKPVRMEALKNIWQHVVRKQRSVPEHSGSIEETGDRQQQQHRGANA